Below is a window of Herbiconiux aconitum DNA.
CTTTCCACGGAACGCGTCGACCAGGGCCGAGACGTTCAGTTTGCCGTCGACGATCCGACCGATCAGCGCGCCCACCGCCATCGCGGCGGCGACGAAGAAGAACGGCCAGAAGCCGAGCACGATCCAGGTGAGGGCGAGGACCGCCCCGACCAGGATGCCCGTGCGCGTGGCGGACGCGGTCACTGGACTCGTGCCTCGGTGACGACGACGTCGTCGGTGGGCAGGTGCACGTCGTTGACGGTGACGTTCACTTCGGTCACCTCGAGGCCCACGATCGTCTCGATGGCCTGGATGACGCCGCGGCGTACTCCGTCGGCCACATCCTGCAGCGACAGCGGGTACTCCGCGACGATGGTGACGTCGACGGCGACCTGGGTCTCGCCGACCTCGACGCTGATGCCCTGGCTCTGATCGGTGCCGGCGACGGCCTCCCGGATGGCGCCGAAGGCGCGGGCGGCGCCCCCACCGAGGGCGTAGACGCCTTTCGCCTCGCGGGCGGCGATGCCGGCCACCTTCGCGACGACGCCGTCGTTGATGACAGTCTTGCCGAGCGAGGTCTGCACGGAGGTGGTGGAAACCGGCGTTGCCGTGCCGGGAGT
It encodes the following:
- a CDS encoding Asp23/Gls24 family envelope stress response protein, with the translated sequence MATTTPGTATPVSTTSVQTSLGKTVINDGVVAKVAGIAAREAKGVYALGGGAARAFGAIREAVAGTDQSQGISVEVGETQVAVDVTIVAEYPLSLQDVADGVRRGVIQAIETIVGLEVTEVNVTVNDVHLPTDDVVVTEARVQ
- a CDS encoding DUF2273 domain-containing protein gives rise to the protein MTASATRTGILVGAVLALTWIVLGFWPFFFVAAAMAVGALIGRIVDGKLNVSALVDAFRGKRSSS